A region of the Zymomonas mobilis subsp. mobilis ATCC 10988 genome:
TAAAAATAGCCCCTACCCCTTTAAATTACCTGCCTTCGTTTCTTCTATACGAAGGCAGGCATCTTCGGGAAGACTGTTATCCCTGTTTTCCTTGCTTTTTCTTGGGCGCTGGTGCCAACCAGATCACCGAAGAAGCCACAACAAAAACCATCGTGCTGATAAAGAAAATATGGGTCGTTGATAGCGCATAAGACTGCGTATCCACCAAAGCATCGAAAAAAGCTCTGGCTTTCAGGGTATTTTGCCCACCCATTTGCAGAACGGGCAAGATGGCATTCGGGGTCGGAATGACATTGGCCAATTCATTATGCATTTTACGGGCATAATCTTCCCAAACCGTGGTTGACCAAGAGGTTCCGATAGCCCCCGCCAAAGTTCTCAAAAAGTTCATGAGACCCGCGGCAGAAGTCGTTTCTTCCGGCAACACGGAAGATAAAGCAAGGGTCGTCAACGGGACGAAGAAGAAAGGCATCCCGATACCCTGCAAAAATTGGGGAACCGCAAATATCCAATAGCTGCTATTGGTATCCCAAAAAGTGCGGAGCGCCGTGCATCCTCCCAGCCATAAAATACCGAAACTGACAAGAATACGGGCATCAACCTTACCGCTTAACTTTGCAACGATAGGAGAAAAACATACCGCCAGAATACCCGACATAGCGGTCACAAGACCGGAATCGGTTGCGGTATAGCCCATAACACGTTGAAGCCACTGCGGAATAATCACGGCCGAAGCGAAAAACACCCCGAAACTAAAGGATAGGGACAGAACACTGATCGTAAAGCCGCGATGCCGGAAGATCTTAAGATCAACGATCGGTTGTTTTTCGGTCAGCTCCCAAATCACGAAAACAACGAAGCCGATTGCCGCCAGAATAAGCAGGGTGACAATCATCCGGCTGCTCAACCAGTCGTGATCGTGACCAAGGTCAAGGGCAATCTGGAGACAAGCGATCCAGATAACCATGATAGTGAGGCCGCCCTTATCAATATATTCTTTCAGGGTGCGGGTTTCGACACTCCGTAACAGAGCAAAAACACCCATGGCACAGATAATCCCGATAGGAATATTGATATAGAAAATCCACGGCCACGACCAGTTATCACTTAACCAACCACCCATAATAGGGCCAATAATTGGCGCGGTAATAGTCGTCATTGCCCAAATACCCATCGCTTGCGCATGCTGCTCTTTTCTGAACACACGCAGCAAAAGCGTTTGAGTAATTGGCATCAACGGGCCACCGAAAAAGCCCTGCAAACAACGGAAAATCAACAGAACCATCAGGCTATGCGAAAAACCGCACAAGCAAGAGAAACTGGTAAAACCAATAATCGAAATAAAGAACAAAAGCACGGTGCCAAAACGACGGGAAAGCCATCCCGTCAATGGCACACAGATAGCTTCTGCCACCGCATAAGAGGTAATAACCCAAGTGCCTTGGGAGTTAGAAACCGCAAGGTCTCCAGCGATATGAGGCACCGAAACATTGGCAATGGTTGTATCAAGCACAACCATAAAATTGGTCAAAGCCAGAATGATACAGGCAATGGCCTGTTTAGAACCAGACAGAAGACCTTCCGCCGAGGCGGGCTTCCTTTGATCATCGGGAGGACCAAAGGAAAAACCCGCAAAAAAGTCATGAAAGCGATGACTAATTTTTTGAAGAAAGGTCAATGTCAGCCTCCATCGACAAACCCACGCGCAACGGATGGGCTCTCAATTCCTTGGGATCAAGGGCAATACGGACAGGCAAACGCTGAACAACTTTGATCCAGTTACCCGTCGCATTCTGGGCAGGGATAAGAGAAAAGGCAGAGCCGGTGCCGCCTGAAAAACCGACGACATGACCGTGATAGACGACATCACCACCGTAAAGATCAGATTTGACCGTTGCCGTCTGGCCAACCTTGACCTTGCCAAGCTGGGTTTCTTTGAAATTGGCATCGACATAAATCTGTTCGATCGGCACAATGGTTGCAATCGGGGTGCCGACATTGACACGCTGACCAACCTGAACTTGCCTTTGGGTCACAACGCCTGCCATAGGGGCGCGAATTTCAAGACGACTATTGTCTAAACGCGCCTGATCCAAGGCAGCTTTGGCGGCACGAACTTGCGGGTTGGTGCTGACCGTTGTGTTTTTAATCAAAGCCTGATTGGCTTCAAAATTACCGATTGCTTCTTCTTTTGCGGCATGAGCCTGATCGACAGCAGCATGACTTTGCAACAAAGCCGCCCGTGCTTTTTCCAAAGCATTAGAAATAGCCGTCATTTCATCCCGTGACACAGCACCGGATTCAACTAAGGAACGACGACGGTTATAGTCGGTTTCTGCCCGATGATAGGTTGACTGCGCGGACAGGTAATTGGCTTCAGCTTGCTCGACATTAGCCTGCTGCGCAACAATAGCTTGGGACAAGGCATCACTGCTAGCCGAAGTCTGTCCGAATTTTCTTTCTGCTGCTGCAAAATCAGCTTCAGCCTTTGCTAAAGAAATCTTTTGGTCATCGGGATTAAGACGAACCAGCAAATCCCCTTTTTGAACCTGTTGGGTATCGGAAACAAAGACCTGCGCGACCGGCCCCGAGACCAAGGCCATGACCTGCGCGGATTCAGCATTAGTATAAGCGTTGTCAGTTGACGCATGACGGGAACCGACCAAGAAATACCAGATACCATAGATAATCGCGATCACGATCAGCAGAATAGCTAGAGAGCGTAACCAGCGTTTTCTATTGGATTTATTCTGTTCATCCGGCTCGGAAGCGGTATTCTGGGTAGCGTCCTGTTTATCCAATGACAGCTTGCTGTCACCCTGATCTGCGGCGGCCTGAACCGTGGTATTGTTATCTGCCATAGTTGTCACTCACAAAAAAAGTTATGCTGCCGTAAAACCGCCACCCAAAGCCTGAATCAAAGAGACATCAAGCTGGAAGGCTCTCGCCCGAAGATCGGCGACTGCTTTTCTCAGGGTCAGGACGTTTTCCTCCCCCTGCAAAACCTCGATATAGGTCACGAGACCGCTTTTATAGCGGTTTGCTAACACATTATAGGAAAGTTCGGCATGATTAAGGGCTTGAACCGTTTGGTCAAGCTGAAGATTAAGTTGTTTTTGACTGGTTGCCGCATCAGCGACCTGCTGCAACGCCTGTGACAAGGTTTTGTCATAGCTGGCAACGGCTTCCTGATAGGTCGCCCATGCCTCGCGATATTGACCGGACAGGCTGCCACCTCTGAAAATAGGGAGATTAAGTGCCGCACTTGCCGCTCCCAAAGCCAGACCATGGGTAGCCATATGCTCCAAAGCGCGCGTCTGATAACCGACAATACCGTTTAGGCTGACATTGGGATAAAATTGGGTTTTTGCTACTTTGACGCGATAGCCGGCGGCTTCCGCTGTCAAACGCGCGGCCACAATATCAGGCCGCCGCCCCAAAAGATCCAAAGCCGCATTATCCGGCAAACCGACTGCCCGCAATTTCACAGATTGAGGCCGCGTGATCGCCATACCGCGATCAGGCCCTGCCCCCATCAAAGCGGCAATCTGATGCCGAACCAGATCAATGGATTCCTGATTAGCCGTCAGATCAGCTTGGGCATTAGCCAGCCTTGCACTGGCATCTTGCATGGCTGAATCATTATCCAACCCATGCCCCAATCTTTGCTGGGTCAATTCCAATACATGGCTACGGACAGCCAATGTCCGATTTAGAACCTGCCGTTCTTCAAATAAACGAGACAGATTGGCATAGGCCGCCGCGATACTGGTCGTCAGGGTCAAAGCGGCTTCATGGGAATCCACGATGGCCGCTTTTGCTTCCGATGTGGCCGCTGCCAATTTGGCGCGATATCCACCCCAGATATCAATATTATAACGAATAGTCAGGAATGATGATCCGCCATCACCCCAATCTCTGAAATTATCACCACCAGCGGAAGGGCTGCCTGACTTACCTTGCGCTTCCTTAATACCCTGCCGGATTTCCTGATCCCGCATTAAATGACCGGCACCCGTTCCGACAAACCCATTCACCGAAGGCAGCAATCCAGCCCCTGCTCTTTGCTTGCTACCGGCCGCCGATAAAATGCGTGCCTTAGCAATCGCCATATCCGGCGCTTTTGCCAAAGCCTCGGTCATCAATTGGTCAAGCTGGGGATCACCATAAGACTTCCACCAACCTTCACCCGGCCAAGCGGAACCATTACCGGCAAGGGATTGCGCCGTTGCATAATCATGCACGTCTTTTACTTTTGGCGCTTTTCCCAATTTGGGAATTGAGGCACATCCTGTCAGCAATAGCGCTGCTACAGAAATACTGGTAATGAGTGGTCGTTTAAGATGCATAAATTCTTCCGTACTAGATAGTACAACTTT
Encoded here:
- a CDS encoding DHA2 family efflux MFS transporter permease subunit, whose product is MTFLQKISHRFHDFFAGFSFGPPDDQRKPASAEGLLSGSKQAIACIILALTNFMVVLDTTIANVSVPHIAGDLAVSNSQGTWVITSYAVAEAICVPLTGWLSRRFGTVLLFFISIIGFTSFSCLCGFSHSLMVLLIFRCLQGFFGGPLMPITQTLLLRVFRKEQHAQAMGIWAMTTITAPIIGPIMGGWLSDNWSWPWIFYINIPIGIICAMGVFALLRSVETRTLKEYIDKGGLTIMVIWIACLQIALDLGHDHDWLSSRMIVTLLILAAIGFVVFVIWELTEKQPIVDLKIFRHRGFTISVLSLSFSFGVFFASAVIIPQWLQRVMGYTATDSGLVTAMSGILAVCFSPIVAKLSGKVDARILVSFGILWLGGCTALRTFWDTNSSYWIFAVPQFLQGIGMPFFFVPLTTLALSSVLPEETTSAAGLMNFLRTLAGAIGTSWSTTVWEDYARKMHNELANVIPTPNAILPVLQMGGQNTLKARAFFDALVDTQSYALSTTHIFFISTMVFVVASSVIWLAPAPKKKQGKQG
- a CDS encoding HlyD family efflux transporter periplasmic adaptor subunit is translated as MADNNTTVQAAADQGDSKLSLDKQDATQNTASEPDEQNKSNRKRWLRSLAILLIVIAIIYGIWYFLVGSRHASTDNAYTNAESAQVMALVSGPVAQVFVSDTQQVQKGDLLVRLNPDDQKISLAKAEADFAAAERKFGQTSASSDALSQAIVAQQANVEQAEANYLSAQSTYHRAETDYNRRRSLVESGAVSRDEMTAISNALEKARAALLQSHAAVDQAHAAKEEAIGNFEANQALIKNTTVSTNPQVRAAKAALDQARLDNSRLEIRAPMAGVVTQRQVQVGQRVNVGTPIATIVPIEQIYVDANFKETQLGKVKVGQTATVKSDLYGGDVVYHGHVVGFSGGTGSAFSLIPAQNATGNWIKVVQRLPVRIALDPKELRAHPLRVGLSMEADIDLSSKN
- a CDS encoding efflux transporter outer membrane subunit; amino-acid sequence: MHLKRPLITSISVAALLLTGCASIPKLGKAPKVKDVHDYATAQSLAGNGSAWPGEGWWKSYGDPQLDQLMTEALAKAPDMAIAKARILSAAGSKQRAGAGLLPSVNGFVGTGAGHLMRDQEIRQGIKEAQGKSGSPSAGGDNFRDWGDGGSSFLTIRYNIDIWGGYRAKLAAATSEAKAAIVDSHEAALTLTTSIAAAYANLSRLFEERQVLNRTLAVRSHVLELTQQRLGHGLDNDSAMQDASARLANAQADLTANQESIDLVRHQIAALMGAGPDRGMAITRPQSVKLRAVGLPDNAALDLLGRRPDIVAARLTAEAAGYRVKVAKTQFYPNVSLNGIVGYQTRALEHMATHGLALGAASAALNLPIFRGGSLSGQYREAWATYQEAVASYDKTLSQALQQVADAATSQKQLNLQLDQTVQALNHAELSYNVLANRYKSGLVTYIEVLQGEENVLTLRKAVADLRARAFQLDVSLIQALGGGFTAA